Proteins from one Erysipelothrix larvae genomic window:
- a CDS encoding recombinase family protein — MQELRERKIGVYVRVSADEQAKHGYSVRHQFDVLQNVITNSGIGGVHNVRFYVDDGESGTTMDRPNFQRLLSDIKKGNVNLVMATDSERIGRENEYNSFWIKYLKAYNCEFYLHVFIVPILV; from the coding sequence ATTCAAGAATTAAGAGAGCGCAAAATAGGAGTATATGTTCGTGTCAGCGCTGATGAACAAGCCAAACATGGTTATAGTGTAAGACATCAATTTGATGTACTTCAAAATGTGATCACAAATAGTGGAATAGGAGGTGTTCACAATGTAAGATTTTATGTGGATGATGGTGAAAGTGGAACGACTATGGACCGCCCTAATTTTCAAAGACTTCTATCAGATATAAAGAAAGGTAATGTGAATCTTGTTATGGCAACTGATAGTGAGAGAATTGGACGTGAGAATGAATACAATAGTTTCTGGATTAAGTATCTGAAAGCTTACAATTGTGAGTTTTATCTACATGTGTTTATCGTACCGATTCTGGTGTGA
- a CDS encoding DUF6431 domain-containing protein: MITVFSNTFNNKQFSQKEYYKFLNSINPKTIPCPCCSKTDTLIRYGYYPKTIITGRLTIVVEIARFFCNQCKRTHAIIPSNLLPYFQLSVPTIEIILTHELDSTLLTDIDESTYIRIKIRFNDYESVRHLSYLERLNYFILSTKRNIYHSAITSPT, encoded by the coding sequence ATGATAACAGTTTTCTCAAACACATTCAATAATAAACAGTTTTCTCAAAAGGAATATTACAAATTTCTCAATTCAATTAATCCAAAAACAATACCTTGTCCGTGCTGTTCAAAAACAGATACACTGATTCGTTATGGATACTATCCGAAAACCATAATTACTGGGCGATTAACCATTGTCGTAGAAATCGCACGTTTCTTTTGTAATCAATGTAAGAGAACTCATGCAATAATACCAAGTAACTTACTTCCCTATTTTCAACTGTCTGTACCCACAATTGAAATAATATTAACCCATGAACTTGATAGCACGCTTTTAACTGATATTGATGAATCAACATATATTCGGATAAAAATACGTTTTAACGATTATGAATCGGTGAGACATTTAAGTTATTTGGAACGATTGAATTACTTCATATTATCCACAAAACGGAATATCTATCATTCCGCCATTACTTCACCAACATGA